Proteins from one Arsenophonus apicola genomic window:
- the dicD gene encoding division control transcriptional repressor DicD, whose amino-acid sequence MQREQVLNSVLQLLEQQGLSGNRESLLKKLNVDVNQSRQFWPDDEALLYDCLRYHSQQIATWQRQLQLNDKLSPEEKLLARYNQLAQKVTDNRFPGCLFIAACSIFPNPEHPIHQLSEQQKQLSFNFSLELLRQLDIDDSEQVAKQMELILEGCLSKLLVKRNIADVLIAKLLAEDILTMAKCRKHDALN is encoded by the coding sequence ATGCAACGTGAGCAAGTACTGAACTCGGTACTACAACTGTTAGAACAACAGGGCCTTAGCGGTAATAGAGAGAGCCTACTAAAAAAACTTAATGTTGACGTTAATCAGTCGCGTCAATTTTGGCCAGATGATGAAGCGCTGCTTTATGATTGTTTACGCTACCATAGTCAACAGATTGCAACCTGGCAACGACAACTACAACTGAATGACAAACTTTCGCCGGAAGAAAAACTATTAGCCCGTTATAACCAGTTAGCCCAAAAAGTTACCGATAATCGCTTTCCTGGCTGCCTATTTATCGCGGCCTGTAGTATTTTCCCCAATCCAGAGCATCCTATTCATCAACTAAGTGAACAGCAAAAACAATTGTCATTTAATTTTAGCCTCGAGCTACTAAGGCAATTAGATATTGACGACAGCGAACAAGTTGCTAAGCAAATGGAGCTGATTTTAGAGGGTTGTCTGAGCAAATTACTGGTTAAGCGAAATATTGCAGATGTTTTGATCGCCAAGCTATTGGCAGAAGATATATTAACGATGGCAAAATGCAGAAAGCATGATGCTTTAAATTAA
- a CDS encoding protein-disulfide reductase DsbD — protein MQRRLHVLGYLLLLCGTFLLSTTAYAIFENGGMNRLLSADQAFLFDFEQKEYKLILNWQIQPGYYLYQKQIKFQPSHAKLGKYQLPKGKYHEDEFFGKTVVYYNNLVINIPIIRATDQASIEVKYQGCAAAGYCYPPETIIIPLNTVVATKKSPASGKFVQSNPNASANKTAYEKTEQPFSPLWALLFGIGVAFTPCVLPMYPLISGIILGKQRPKSVTKIFWLAFSYVQGMALTYTLLGLIVAAAGLSFQAALQHPYVLIIISALFILLAFSMFGFYNLQLPSSLQTKLINWSDHQKGGSYFGVFIMGALAGLICSPCTTAPLSAILLYIAQSGNILTGGLTLYLYALGMGLPLIGIILFGHRLLPRSGPWMQYVKEAFGFVILALPIFLLERIFGEIWSLRLTSLLMTSFCIWALILLLKKHSGWARIGQMLFLLLAIIAAQPLQNGIWQMSAISLPQEPLDLKFKQVKNWQEIKQAISNNSGKIVMLDFYADWCVACKEFEKYTFRDPKVKSKLDNMLLLQANVTENSAEQKSLLQYLDVFGLPTIIFYDDKGSELPNSRVYGSMNSKMFYQHLEKITQQQGK, from the coding sequence ATGCAGAGACGTCTTCATGTTTTAGGCTACTTACTACTACTTTGTGGGACATTCCTTTTATCAACCACAGCATATGCCATTTTTGAAAACGGAGGAATGAATCGCTTGCTCTCTGCGGATCAAGCTTTCTTGTTTGATTTTGAACAAAAAGAATACAAATTGATATTGAATTGGCAAATACAGCCCGGCTATTATCTCTACCAAAAACAGATTAAATTTCAGCCCAGCCATGCCAAGCTCGGTAAATATCAATTACCAAAAGGAAAATATCATGAAGATGAATTTTTTGGTAAAACCGTTGTTTATTATAATAATTTAGTTATTAATATTCCTATTATCCGTGCCACAGATCAAGCCAGTATTGAAGTGAAATATCAGGGGTGTGCGGCTGCCGGCTACTGCTATCCACCGGAAACCATAATTATTCCTCTTAACACCGTCGTTGCCACAAAAAAATCGCCAGCCAGCGGTAAATTTGTTCAATCAAATCCTAACGCATCAGCGAATAAAACGGCGTACGAAAAAACAGAACAACCCTTTTCACCTTTATGGGCACTACTATTCGGTATTGGTGTTGCCTTTACTCCTTGCGTTTTACCCATGTACCCTTTAATTTCAGGCATTATATTAGGTAAGCAACGCCCGAAAAGTGTAACAAAGATCTTTTGGTTAGCTTTTAGTTATGTGCAAGGAATGGCTCTCACTTATACGCTGTTGGGGCTAATTGTGGCAGCGGCCGGTTTATCATTTCAAGCTGCACTTCAGCACCCCTATGTTTTGATCATAATTTCTGCTCTATTTATTCTACTGGCATTTTCCATGTTTGGTTTCTATAACCTACAGCTACCTTCTTCACTACAAACAAAACTGATTAATTGGAGCGACCACCAAAAAGGGGGATCTTATTTTGGTGTATTCATTATGGGTGCCCTGGCTGGACTTATCTGTTCTCCCTGTACCACTGCGCCACTTAGTGCTATTTTGCTTTATATTGCCCAAAGCGGAAATATATTAACAGGAGGTTTAACACTTTATCTATATGCATTAGGTATGGGGCTGCCACTCATTGGCATAATATTATTTGGCCATCGACTACTTCCACGTAGCGGTCCCTGGATGCAGTATGTTAAAGAAGCTTTTGGCTTTGTGATCTTAGCATTACCCATTTTCTTACTGGAACGAATTTTTGGTGAGATCTGGAGTCTTCGCTTAACCAGTTTATTAATGACTTCATTCTGCATATGGGCACTGATTCTATTACTTAAGAAACATAGCGGCTGGGCGCGTATTGGTCAGATGTTATTTTTACTATTAGCTATCATCGCAGCACAGCCACTACAAAATGGAATTTGGCAAATGTCTGCCATATCACTTCCGCAAGAGCCGTTAGACTTAAAATTTAAACAGGTAAAAAACTGGCAGGAAATCAAACAAGCAATCAGCAATAATAGTGGCAAAATTGTTATGCTTGATTTTTATGCTGACTGGTGTGTCGCCTGTAAGGAATTTGAAAAATACACCTTTCGTGATCCTAAAGTGAAAAGTAAGCTGGATAATATGTTATTACTACAAGCCAATGTGACAGAAAATAGTGCTGAACAAAAATCCCTTTTGCAATATCTCGATGTCTTTGGATTACCCACTATTATTTTCTATGATGATAAGGGCAGTGAATTACCCAATTCCCGGGTTTATGGTTCCATGAATAGCAAAATGTTTTATCAGCATCTAGAAAAAATTACACAACAGCAAGGGAAATAG